One Verrucomicrobiia bacterium genomic region harbors:
- a CDS encoding NAD-dependent epimerase/dehydratase family protein — protein MKKLLVTGSSGLIGSEVVEQFCTDGWEVHGVDNNMRADFFGPAGDTRWNQQRLCAKHRHFHHHELDIRNRQGVLDLVQELRPDAIVHTAAQPSHDLAASRPFDDFDVNAVGTLNLLEAARRFCAESPFVHMSTNKVYGDRPNTIKLKELETRWDYDDPAFADGIAEDFPIDQSKHSLFGASKVAADILVQEYGRYFNMPTCCLRGGCLTGPNHSGVELHGFLSYLIKCNLEGKVYRIFGYKGKQVRDNIHSYDVVSFIKCFIAAPRCAEVYNIGGGRQNSISILEAFKLIESISGKPMQYEYLDQPRIGDHICYISNVNKLTNDYPHWKIYKGLKKTFVEITNSYNHRAKYAVE, from the coding sequence ATGAAAAAATTACTGGTTACTGGCTCCTCCGGTCTGATCGGTTCCGAAGTGGTCGAACAATTCTGCACCGACGGCTGGGAGGTGCATGGCGTGGATAACAACATGCGCGCCGACTTCTTCGGCCCGGCCGGCGACACCCGCTGGAACCAGCAGCGCTTGTGCGCCAAACATCGCCATTTCCATCACCATGAGCTGGACATCCGCAACCGCCAGGGAGTGCTCGACTTGGTCCAGGAACTGCGCCCCGATGCTATCGTCCACACGGCGGCCCAGCCCTCCCATGACTTGGCTGCTTCCCGTCCATTTGACGACTTTGACGTTAACGCCGTCGGCACCCTTAATCTCCTCGAAGCGGCGCGCCGCTTTTGTGCCGAATCACCCTTCGTGCACATGAGCACCAACAAGGTTTATGGCGACCGCCCCAACACCATTAAACTCAAAGAATTGGAAACCCGCTGGGATTATGACGACCCGGCTTTTGCCGACGGCATCGCCGAAGATTTCCCCATTGACCAGAGCAAGCACAGCCTTTTCGGCGCCTCCAAGGTGGCGGCCGACATCCTGGTGCAGGAATACGGGCGTTACTTCAACATGCCCACCTGTTGCCTCCGGGGCGGCTGCCTCACCGGCCCCAACCACAGCGGAGTCGAACTCCACGGCTTCCTCAGTTACCTGATCAAATGCAACCTGGAAGGCAAAGTCTATCGCATCTTCGGGTACAAGGGAAAGCAGGTGCGCGACAACATCCACAGTTACGACGTCGTCAGCTTTATCAAGTGTTTTATTGCCGCCCCCCGCTGCGCGGAGGTTTATAACATCGGCGGCGGCCGCCAGAACAGCATCTCCATCCTCGAAGCCTTCAAACTCATCGAATCCATCTCCGGCAAACCCATGCAATACGAATACCTCGACCAGCCCAGAATCGGCGATCATATTTGTTATATATCAAACGTAAACAAACTGACCAATGATTATCCGCACTGGAAGATATATAAGGGGTTGAAGAAAACTTTTGTGGAAATTACAAACAGTTATAACCATCGTGCAAAATACGCTGTAGAATGA
- a CDS encoding YdcF family protein: MAGCLALAYVFRAPLCLAYADLWIVNQPAVKADAIFVLGGGLQYRPFVAADFYHAGLAPQILISHAKPSPTDELGLTTQEKDLMRKVLLAKHVPQNAIQEIGSNVTSTVEETLALRDWALRHKARRVLIPTDIAHSRRARFIFERSLRGTDVEVIVTGIEPREYQRTNWWQKEEGIIAFQNELIKYALYLWRY, encoded by the coding sequence TTGGCCGGCTGCCTGGCCTTGGCCTACGTCTTCCGTGCCCCGCTCTGCCTGGCTTATGCCGACCTCTGGATCGTTAATCAACCGGCGGTCAAGGCGGATGCCATTTTCGTGCTCGGCGGCGGCCTGCAATACCGTCCCTTCGTAGCCGCAGATTTCTACCATGCCGGCTTGGCCCCCCAAATCCTGATCAGCCATGCCAAACCCAGCCCCACCGACGAGCTGGGGCTGACCACCCAGGAGAAAGATCTAATGCGCAAAGTCCTGCTGGCCAAACACGTTCCGCAAAACGCCATCCAGGAAATTGGCTCCAACGTGACCAGCACCGTCGAGGAAACCCTGGCCCTGCGCGATTGGGCCCTGCGTCACAAGGCCAGACGGGTGTTGATACCCACCGACATCGCCCACAGCCGGCGCGCCAGGTTCATTTTCGAGCGAAGCCTTCGCGGGACGGATGTTGAAGTCATCGTCACCGGCATCGAACCTCGGGAATACCAGCGCACCAACTGGTGGCAGAAGGAGGAAGGCATCATCGCCTTCCAAAATGAGCTGATTAAGTATGCCCTCTACCTCTGGCGGTATTAG